One Aliiroseovarius sediminilitoris DNA window includes the following coding sequences:
- the ndk gene encoding nucleoside-diphosphate kinase, translating to MAIQRTFSIIKPDATKRNLTGAINAKIEAAGLRIIAQKRIHMTQKQAETFYGVHKERPFFGELVEFMISEPVVVQVLEGEDAIKTYRTVMGATNPADADEGTIRKEFAQSVGENSVHGSDAPETAAEEIAYFFSGLELVG from the coding sequence ATGGCCATTCAACGCACATTCTCGATCATCAAACCCGATGCCACGAAACGCAACCTGACAGGCGCCATCAACGCCAAGATCGAAGCCGCTGGCCTGCGCATCATCGCGCAAAAGCGCATCCACATGACGCAGAAACAAGCCGAAACCTTCTATGGCGTCCATAAAGAGCGCCCCTTCTTCGGTGAACTGGTCGAATTCATGATCTCGGAACCCGTCGTCGTGCAGGTTCTGGAAGGCGAAGACGCGATCAAAACCTACCGCACCGTGATGGGCGCCACCAACCCGGCTGACGCTGATGAAGGCACCATCCGCAAAGAGTTCGCCCAGTCGGTTGGCGAAAACTCGGTGCACGGCTCGGATGCGCCGGAAACCGCCGCCGAAGAAATCGCCTACTTCTTCTCAGGTCTGGAACTGGTGGGCTAA
- a CDS encoding ABC-F family ATP-binding cassette domain-containing protein, which produces MLKISDITYAVEGRPLFDGATAAIPDGHKVGLVGRNGTGKTTLFRLIRGELALESGEISVPKGARIGGVAQEVPASQTSLLDTVLAADTERAALMEEAETATDPHRIADIQTRLADIDAWSAEARASAILKGLGFDDHEHALPCADFSGGWRMRVALAAVLFSEPDLLLLDEPTNYLDLEGALWLEQYLTKYPHTVLIISHDRGLLNRSVGAILHLEDRKLTLYQGAYDRFAETRAARLAVAESENKKVEARRAHLQSFVDRFRAKASKAVQAQSRLKMIEKLKTITTPQEAALKAFSFPEPEELSPPIINMEGASCGYGDTTVLSRMDLRIDQDDRIALLGKNGQGKSTLSKLLSDRLPLMTGKMTKSSKLRIGYFAQHQMDELYEDETPIEHLRRLRPNELPGRHRARLAGFGLGADQAETIVARLSGGQKARLTLLLATLDAPHLLILDEPTNHLDIESREALVEALTAYSGAVVLVSHDMHLLGLVADRLWLVNDGGVAPFEGDLEDYRKMLLSSEDDKKSAKAKPAPAKPKRADRDTILALRAELRKAEARVEKLEAMRDRLDAKLGDPGIYEPERKDEVVVWQKKHAEVHEALDRAEELWLRAQDKLEKAEG; this is translated from the coding sequence ATGCTAAAGATTTCAGATATAACCTACGCCGTTGAGGGCCGCCCCCTGTTTGACGGTGCCACCGCAGCGATCCCCGATGGTCACAAAGTGGGCCTTGTCGGGCGCAATGGCACGGGCAAGACGACGCTGTTTCGCCTGATCCGGGGTGAGCTGGCGTTGGAATCCGGCGAGATTTCAGTTCCCAAAGGCGCGCGGATTGGCGGGGTGGCGCAGGAAGTGCCCGCCTCGCAAACCTCATTGCTGGACACCGTGCTGGCGGCGGATACTGAACGGGCGGCGTTGATGGAGGAGGCCGAAACCGCCACCGACCCCCACCGGATTGCGGACATCCAGACCCGGCTGGCCGATATTGATGCCTGGAGCGCCGAGGCGCGCGCCTCGGCGATTTTGAAAGGGCTGGGGTTTGACGACCACGAGCACGCCCTGCCCTGCGCGGATTTCTCGGGCGGCTGGCGGATGCGCGTGGCGTTGGCGGCGGTATTGTTTTCCGAACCGGATCTGCTGTTGCTTGATGAACCGACCAACTATCTGGACCTTGAGGGCGCGCTTTGGCTGGAGCAGTACCTGACGAAATATCCTCATACGGTTCTGATTATCAGCCACGACCGGGGGCTGCTGAACCGGTCCGTCGGCGCAATCCTGCATTTGGAAGACCGTAAGCTGACGCTGTATCAGGGTGCCTATGACCGGTTTGCCGAGACCCGTGCGGCGCGTCTGGCCGTTGCCGAGAGCGAAAACAAGAAGGTCGAAGCGCGGCGCGCACATCTTCAAAGTTTCGTGGATCGGTTCCGGGCGAAGGCGTCAAAAGCTGTGCAGGCGCAGTCGCGGCTGAAGATGATCGAGAAACTCAAAACCATCACCACCCCGCAAGAAGCAGCTTTGAAGGCGTTCAGCTTCCCGGAACCTGAAGAGCTGTCGCCCCCGATCATCAACATGGAGGGCGCATCCTGCGGCTATGGCGACACGACGGTTCTGTCGCGGATGGATTTGCGCATCGATCAGGATGACCGGATCGCGCTTCTGGGCAAGAACGGTCAGGGCAAATCGACCCTGTCGAAACTGCTGTCGGATCGTCTGCCGCTGATGACGGGGAAGATGACCAAATCATCGAAGCTGCGCATCGGGTATTTCGCGCAGCATCAGATGGACGAGCTGTATGAGGATGAAACCCCCATCGAACACCTGCGTCGCCTGCGCCCCAACGAGCTTCCCGGTCGCCATCGGGCGCGGCTGGCAGGCTTCGGGCTGGGCGCGGATCAGGCGGAAACCATCGTTGCGCGGCTGTCTGGCGGGCAGAAGGCGCGGTTGACGCTGCTACTGGCCACGTTGGATGCGCCGCATCTGCTGATCCTTGATGAACCGACCAACCACCTTGATATCGAAAGCCGCGAGGCCCTGGTCGAGGCGCTGACCGCCTATTCCGGTGCGGTCGTTTTGGTCAGCCACGACATGCATTTGCTGGGGCTGGTGGCCGACCGGCTTTGGCTGGTCAATGACGGGGGCGTCGCGCCCTTCGAGGGCGATCTTGAAGATTATCGCAAAATGTTGCTGTCATCAGAGGACGACAAGAAATCCGCCAAGGCGAAACCTGCGCCTGCGAAACCGAAACGCGCCGACCGGGACACGATCCTTGCCCTGCGCGCCGAGTTGAGAAAAGCAGAAGCGCGGGTCGAAAAACTGGAAGCGATGCGCGACAGGCTGGACGCCAAACTGGGCGATCCGGGGATATATGAACCAGAGCGCAAGGACGAGGTCGTGGTCTGGCAAAAGAAACATGCCGAGGTTCACGAAGCCCTGGACCGCGCCGAGGAACTGTGGCTGCGTGCGCAGGATAAACTTGAAAAAGCCGAGGGTTAG
- a CDS encoding MarC family protein, with protein MDLDLFIPAFVTLFVVMDPIGISPLFMALTQGRTARERRGIALRACGTAGLLLILFAFLGENVLNFLGISMPAFRISGGILLLLLALDMVFERRTARRKDQSEDGVDSHDDPSVFPLAIPIMAGPGSIATVILLSGQGDGFSGVVLAVAVMVVVLLIAFILFNASSLLEHVLRETGIKVVTRLLGMLLSALAVQFILEGLRDFGLMG; from the coding sequence ATGGATCTTGATCTGTTCATTCCCGCCTTTGTCACGCTTTTTGTGGTGATGGACCCGATTGGGATCTCGCCCTTGTTCATGGCATTGACTCAAGGCAGGACGGCGCGGGAAAGGCGGGGCATTGCACTTCGGGCCTGCGGAACCGCCGGTCTGTTGCTGATCCTGTTCGCCTTTCTGGGCGAAAATGTTCTGAATTTCCTTGGCATCTCGATGCCCGCGTTCCGAATTTCGGGCGGTATCCTGCTGTTGCTGTTGGCTTTGGACATGGTATTTGAACGCCGCACAGCACGTCGCAAGGATCAATCCGAGGACGGCGTTGACAGCCACGACGACCCGTCGGTGTTTCCATTGGCAATCCCGATCATGGCCGGTCCGGGGTCGATTGCGACGGTGATCCTGTTGTCGGGACAGGGCGACGGCTTTTCCGGTGTCGTGCTGGCGGTGGCGGTGATGGTGGTGGTGCTGTTGATCGCTTTCATTCTGTTCAACGCATCCTCACTGCTGGAACATGTCTTGCGCGAAACGGGGATCAAGGTCGTAACCCGGCTATTGGGTATGCTTCTGTCTGCTTTGGCCGTTCAGTTCATTCTGGAAGGGCTGCGCGACTTTGGGCTAATGGGCTGA
- a CDS encoding retropepsin-like aspartic protease family protein, which produces MTGDDYARAIYLTLLLAAIGGYFIAENRKNIGQTFRHALIWGLIFIGAMAGVGLWQDIRNDITPRQSVVQETGQIELPRARDGHFYATLLMNGQPIDFVVDTGASQIVLTKEDAERAGVQMEALRFFGRAMSANGPVRTAPARIARVEFLGVEDFGVEVWVNDGEMPGSLLGNDYLQRFEKIEIERDRLILTRGN; this is translated from the coding sequence ATGACAGGCGACGACTATGCACGTGCGATATATCTTACGCTGCTGCTGGCAGCGATCGGCGGGTATTTCATTGCCGAGAATCGAAAAAATATCGGTCAGACCTTCCGCCACGCCCTGATTTGGGGCTTGATTTTCATCGGCGCGATGGCGGGTGTCGGGCTTTGGCAGGATATCAGAAACGACATTACACCGCGTCAGAGCGTGGTGCAGGAAACAGGTCAGATCGAGCTGCCGCGGGCACGCGACGGCCATTTCTATGCCACCCTTTTGATGAACGGGCAGCCGATTGATTTTGTTGTCGACACCGGAGCCAGCCAAATCGTTCTGACCAAAGAAGATGCCGAACGGGCAGGGGTGCAGATGGAGGCGCTGCGCTTTTTCGGTCGCGCGATGAGCGCAAATGGCCCGGTCCGCACCGCCCCCGCCCGCATTGCGCGCGTCGAATTTCTGGGCGTCGAGGATTTCGGCGTCGAGGTCTGGGTAAACGATGGCGAAATGCCGGGGTCGCTGCTTGGAAACGACTATTTGCAGCGGTTTGAAAAGATCGAGATCGAGCGGGATAGATTGATCCTGACGCGCGGAAACTAG
- a CDS encoding DNA polymerase III subunit chi produces MSDPATGTQDGQGALHDKTGEVFFYHMTRSPLEATLPVLLQRSLEAGWKICLRGTDPKRMAWLDERLWTTSDDGFLPHGQSGGPHDADQPVLLTTDTTIPNQANALIAVDGAAVDAEELAGLTRVSILFDGNDPDAVVHARSQWKEVAAAGLTAKYWSQESGRWEMKASS; encoded by the coding sequence ATGTCCGACCCGGCAACAGGGACCCAAGACGGGCAGGGTGCGTTGCACGACAAGACCGGCGAGGTCTTTTTCTATCACATGACGCGCAGCCCGCTTGAGGCAACATTGCCGGTTCTTTTGCAAAGGTCATTGGAGGCAGGTTGGAAAATCTGCCTGCGCGGCACCGATCCCAAGCGCATGGCGTGGTTGGACGAGCGTCTCTGGACAACATCGGATGATGGGTTCCTGCCGCATGGCCAATCGGGTGGACCGCATGATGCGGATCAGCCGGTGCTGCTGACCACGGACACAACCATTCCCAATCAGGCCAATGCGTTGATTGCGGTCGATGGTGCGGCGGTAGATGCTGAAGAATTGGCGGGTCTGACACGGGTCAGCATTCTGTTTGACGGCAATGACCCAGATGCGGTGGTCCACGCGCGCTCCCAGTGGAAAGAGGTGGCGGCCGCAGGTCTGACCGCGAAATACTGGAGCCAGGAAAGTGGGCGGTGGGAGATGAAGGCAAGCTCGTAA
- a CDS encoding leucyl aminopeptidase has translation MTTPIQPVFSEVNLDPIGEHEGRVVVVLSEPGKLHPAARRVNKLTRGALLRFAESEAFDKMKDGDAHELAFPTGMNAEAVQVIRLAPRADMNTARKAGGAIGKSMAGKDVLVLAGPVKHADDLALGAVLRAYAFTDHKTGKDAQVKPGSLTVMVSRVDQFEGATDRINAQSDGVFFTRDLVNEPANVLTTTEFADRLVALKKLGVKVKVLEEDALEKLGMRALLAVGQGSEAPSKVVVMEWLGGEKDMAPLALVGKGVVFDTGGISIKPAAGMEDMTMDMGGAGTVAGVMKTLATRNAKANVVGLVGLVENMPDGRAQRPGDIVTSMKGDTIEVINTDAEGRLVLCDVMWYAQEEYKPAGMIDLATLTGAIIIGLGHENTGVFSNDDTLCDGLLDAAKAEGEGAWRMPMGPGYDQLIKSNKADMKNVGGRAAGSVTAAQFLGRFVKEGQPWIHLDIAGTAQVAQDGPLAPKGATGWGVLALNRLVHDMFEAE, from the coding sequence ATGACGACCCCGATCCAGCCCGTTTTCAGCGAAGTCAACCTTGATCCCATCGGCGAACATGAAGGCCGCGTTGTGGTCGTTTTGTCCGAACCGGGCAAGCTGCATCCGGCGGCGCGGCGGGTCAACAAGCTGACCCGTGGTGCGCTTCTGCGTTTCGCGGAAAGCGAGGCATTCGACAAGATGAAAGACGGCGACGCGCATGAATTGGCTTTTCCTACGGGTATGAACGCCGAGGCGGTGCAGGTCATTCGTCTTGCGCCGCGTGCCGATATGAACACCGCACGCAAAGCGGGCGGGGCGATTGGTAAGTCCATGGCAGGAAAGGATGTTCTGGTTCTGGCCGGACCGGTCAAACATGCCGATGATCTGGCGCTGGGGGCGGTGTTGCGGGCCTATGCGTTCACCGATCACAAGACAGGCAAAGACGCCCAGGTCAAGCCGGGCAGCCTGACCGTGATGGTGTCGCGGGTTGACCAGTTCGAAGGCGCGACGGACCGCATCAATGCGCAAAGCGATGGGGTGTTCTTCACCCGCGATCTGGTGAACGAGCCTGCGAATGTTCTGACCACCACCGAGTTTGCGGACCGACTGGTTGCGCTGAAAAAACTTGGGGTCAAGGTCAAGGTGCTGGAAGAAGACGCGCTTGAAAAACTTGGGATGCGCGCGCTTCTGGCCGTGGGGCAAGGGTCGGAAGCCCCGTCAAAAGTGGTCGTCATGGAATGGTTGGGCGGCGAAAAGGATATGGCGCCGCTGGCTTTGGTCGGCAAAGGGGTCGTGTTCGACACCGGCGGCATCAGCATCAAGCCCGCCGCCGGCATGGAAGACATGACCATGGACATGGGTGGAGCGGGCACCGTCGCGGGCGTAATGAAAACATTGGCCACCCGCAATGCCAAAGCCAACGTGGTCGGGCTGGTCGGGCTGGTTGAAAACATGCCCGATGGCCGCGCGCAGCGTCCCGGCGACATTGTTACCTCGATGAAAGGCGACACGATCGAGGTGATCAACACCGACGCCGAGGGACGGCTCGTTTTGTGTGACGTGATGTGGTATGCTCAGGAGGAATACAAACCCGCCGGGATGATCGATCTGGCAACCCTGACCGGCGCGATCATCATCGGGCTGGGGCATGAGAACACGGGCGTCTTTTCCAATGACGACACGTTGTGCGACGGTTTGCTGGACGCGGCAAAAGCCGAAGGTGAAGGCGCGTGGCGAATGCCGATGGGACCGGGCTATGATCAGTTGATCAAGTCGAACAAGGCGGACATGAAGAATGTCGGCGGTCGCGCCGCTGGGTCGGTGACTGCCGCGCAGTTCCTTGGCCGCTTCGTAAAGGAAGGCCAACCCTGGATTCACCTGGATATCGCGGGCACCGCGCAAGTGGCGCAGGACGGACCACTTGCGCCGAAAGGCGCGACCGGGTGGGGGGTTCTGGCGTTGAACCGTCTGGTGCACGACATGTTCGAGGCTGAATAG
- a CDS encoding LptF/LptG family permease, which produces MTHNMLGFTGGIVARFDRYMLSQLILLFGFYGLVLVLLFWVNRAVRLFDQLIANGQTAMVFLEFSAMIVPGVIVFIIPIASFAAAVSVTNRLNSESELVVAQAAGFGPFRLARPVLVFGVFTALFMLVLTHVLVPMSQLRFAERQAEISENITARFLTEGSFVHPVDGVTLYIREISPAGELLDIFLSDERNAAQKYTYTAKKALILRTDAGPRLIMFDGLAQVLNAKSQRLSTTGFKNFTYDISALLSGPIGGNRTVTQIYTPELLDPPVATLSETGETRAALRAEGHFRNAQALYSVVTAMTGFSMLIVAGFSRFGLWRQVVLALGAVALLQTLDNTMLDMARRDANYLWLVYVATGVGVVLNIVVLIMASRPSPRDMRRRRRTLREMSRIPAAGAA; this is translated from the coding sequence ATGACCCACAACATGTTGGGGTTCACCGGGGGTATCGTGGCCAGATTCGACCGCTATATGCTGTCGCAGCTTATTTTGCTGTTTGGCTTTTACGGGCTGGTGCTTGTTTTGCTCTTTTGGGTGAACCGGGCGGTCAGGCTGTTCGATCAGCTGATCGCCAATGGTCAGACCGCCATGGTGTTCCTTGAATTCTCGGCGATGATCGTACCCGGTGTCATTGTGTTCATCATCCCGATTGCGTCCTTTGCGGCGGCCGTATCAGTGACGAACCGGCTGAATTCTGAAAGCGAACTGGTCGTGGCGCAAGCCGCCGGGTTCGGCCCGTTCCGTCTGGCGCGACCGGTTCTGGTGTTTGGGGTTTTCACCGCGCTGTTCATGCTGGTGTTGACCCATGTTTTGGTGCCGATGAGCCAGCTGCGCTTTGCCGAACGGCAGGCCGAGATTTCCGAAAACATCACCGCGCGGTTCCTGACCGAAGGCAGTTTCGTCCATCCGGTGGACGGCGTTACCCTCTATATTCGCGAGATCAGCCCGGCTGGCGAACTGCTGGACATCTTCTTGTCCGATGAACGCAATGCGGCGCAGAAATATACATATACCGCCAAGAAAGCGCTGATCCTGCGCACCGATGCGGGGCCGCGGCTGATCATGTTTGACGGGTTGGCACAGGTCTTGAATGCCAAATCGCAACGGCTGTCGACCACAGGGTTCAAGAATTTCACCTATGACATTTCAGCCCTTCTGTCGGGGCCGATCGGCGGCAATCGCACCGTCACCCAGATTTATACGCCCGAGCTTCTGGATCCACCTGTCGCCACCCTGTCTGAGACAGGTGAGACACGCGCGGCCTTGCGCGCCGAGGGACATTTCCGCAATGCGCAGGCGCTCTATTCCGTGGTCACGGCGATGACCGGGTTCTCGATGCTGATCGTCGCGGGGTTCAGCCGCTTCGGGCTTTGGCGGCAGGTCGTGTTGGCGCTTGGCGCTGTTGCGCTGCTTCAAACGCTGGACAACACGATGCTGGATATGGCACGCCGGGACGCAAACTATTTATGGCTGGTTTATGTCGCAACAGGCGTCGGGGTCGTGTTGAACATCGTTGTCCTGATCATGGCAAGCCGCCCATCGCCACGCGATATGCGGCGGCGGCGGCGCACCTTGCGCGAGATGTCCAGGATACCGGCGGCGGGGGCTGCATGA
- the lptG gene encoding LPS export ABC transporter permease LptG has translation MKLHLYIARRFLFAFLTMLVVLAMIFVLLDMVESMRRFDSAAVGFGNVLGLTLLNAPVWMYRILPLIVILATLWMFLSLARSSEMVVTRAAGRSALNTLVSPALTVFLFGLIAVAVGNPIAAATSKKYERIAAQYKGTGGSVLSISTDGVWLRQGNEDGQTVIRATKSDLEGTSLSGVTFFSFAPDGLPTLRIEAKTASLEPGQWMLTSAKVWDLENADNPEMEAVSYDEYIVDSNLTQEQIRDSFGKPSSISIWDMPRFINQLETAGFSARAHRVWFHMELATPFFLVAMVLIGAGFTMRHTRFGRTGIMVLLALMMGFGAYFIRNFAQILGENGQIPVLLAAWVPPIAAIMMPMGLLLHLEDG, from the coding sequence ATGAAACTACACCTCTATATCGCACGCCGGTTTCTGTTTGCCTTTCTGACCATGCTGGTTGTGTTGGCGATGATCTTCGTGCTTCTGGACATGGTGGAAAGCATGCGCCGGTTTGACAGTGCCGCGGTCGGCTTCGGAAATGTTCTTGGCCTGACTCTGTTGAACGCGCCGGTCTGGATGTACCGCATTCTGCCATTGATCGTCATATTGGCAACGCTTTGGATGTTCCTCAGCCTTGCACGCAGTTCCGAGATGGTCGTGACCCGTGCCGCCGGACGGTCTGCTCTGAATACACTCGTCTCGCCCGCATTGACGGTATTCCTGTTCGGCCTGATCGCGGTGGCTGTCGGCAACCCGATCGCGGCGGCAACGTCCAAGAAATACGAGCGCATCGCGGCCCAGTATAAAGGCACCGGCGGGTCGGTCTTGTCAATCTCGACCGACGGGGTGTGGCTGCGGCAAGGAAACGAGGATGGGCAGACCGTGATCCGCGCGACAAAATCCGATCTGGAAGGCACCAGCCTGTCGGGCGTTACCTTCTTTTCCTTCGCACCGGACGGTCTTCCCACCCTTCGGATCGAGGCCAAAACGGCCAGTCTTGAACCCGGCCAATGGATGTTGACCAGCGCCAAGGTCTGGGATCTTGAGAACGCCGACAATCCCGAGATGGAGGCCGTGTCCTATGACGAATATATAGTGGATTCGAACCTGACACAGGAACAGATCAGGGACAGTTTCGGCAAACCAAGTTCGATCTCGATCTGGGACATGCCACGCTTTATCAACCAGTTGGAAACCGCCGGTTTCTCAGCCCGTGCGCATCGTGTCTGGTTTCATATGGAGCTTGCCACTCCGTTCTTTCTGGTCGCGATGGTGCTGATTGGCGCAGGCTTTACCATGCGCCATACCCGTTTCGGCCGCACCGGCATCATGGTCTTGCTGGCGCTGATGATGGGCTTCGGGGCGTATTTCATTCGTAATTTCGCACAAATTCTGGGTGAAAACGGCCAGATCCCCGTGCTCCTGGCAGCATGGGTGCCCCCCATCGCTGCAATCATGATGCCTATGGGGCTTCTCTTGCATTTGGAGGACGGGTGA
- a CDS encoding LPS-assembly protein LptD, whose translation MGVRSRLRTGLLAAWLGSAVAAIAVITPMRPAMAGQASLIADLVRVDGNTALIAQGNVVVLYEGTRLTASRVVYDKVTDNLSIEGPITISRADGTVLIADAAELSSDLRNGILKSARLVLNEQLQIAAAQINRVNDRYTQMTRVAASSCQVCKANPVPLWQIRADRVVHDEKARQLYFHGAQFLVADVPIFYLPRLRLPDPTLKRATGFLPPRIRTTSTLGVGLVAPFFLRLGDHADLTLSPFLAAKTTTLELRYRQAFRAGDIEFSGAFSRDSVLPDQTRYYVFGEGEFALPRDYTLSFELQEVSDPAYLLDYGYSDQDRLRNAINVMRARRDEFVFGGITRYDTLRESELPISDQLPFAQIDTFYERRFFPTWLGGEVRGNLSWQAHFRESNEDILGRDMARLGAGLGWTRSWIGPSGLVIEAEAGVDANVYWIEQDSRFESEQSFAAPSAGVTLRWPMSRVAASGAVDILEPVAHVAWSKQVGADIPNEDSVFVEFDEANLFDLNRFPGYDRREDGARAAVGMSWTRHSPSGWAFTLAAGRVFRESGFDQFTDASGLAGDRSDWLLGAHVNFGGRFALQGRALLDDDFGITKSETRAAYLADDFEFSAAHIWVIEDSAENRPDPTHELRLDGAYQISDFWRVSADGSFDLEAQQATRAGLGLRYQNECIFVDLSLSRRFTSSINVTPTTDFGFKVELTGFGGARGKTSNKCSG comes from the coding sequence ATGGGCGTTCGCTCAAGATTACGCACTGGCCTTCTGGCAGCTTGGCTGGGATCTGCCGTCGCTGCCATTGCTGTCATCACCCCCATGCGACCTGCAATGGCAGGTCAGGCCAGCCTGATCGCGGATCTCGTTCGTGTCGATGGCAACACCGCGTTGATCGCACAGGGCAATGTGGTCGTCTTGTATGAAGGCACGCGGCTAACCGCTTCCCGCGTGGTCTATGACAAGGTCACGGACAATCTGAGCATCGAAGGACCGATCACGATCAGCCGTGCAGACGGCACGGTCCTGATTGCCGATGCGGCCGAATTGTCGTCAGACCTGCGCAACGGCATCCTGAAAAGCGCGCGACTTGTGCTGAACGAACAGTTGCAGATCGCAGCCGCCCAGATCAATCGCGTGAATGACCGGTATACGCAAATGACGCGCGTTGCAGCCTCGTCCTGCCAGGTGTGTAAAGCCAACCCGGTGCCGCTATGGCAGATCCGGGCTGACCGCGTGGTGCATGACGAGAAGGCGCGACAATTATATTTTCACGGCGCACAGTTCCTGGTGGCGGACGTGCCGATCTTCTATCTGCCGCGCCTGCGCCTTCCCGATCCCACTCTGAAACGCGCGACCGGGTTCTTACCGCCAAGAATTCGCACCACGTCAACGCTGGGCGTGGGTTTGGTTGCCCCGTTCTTTCTGAGATTGGGCGATCACGCCGATCTTACCCTGTCGCCGTTTCTGGCAGCCAAGACCACCACGCTTGAGCTGCGCTATCGTCAGGCGTTCCGGGCGGGCGATATCGAGTTTTCCGGTGCGTTCAGCCGCGACAGCGTTCTGCCCGACCAGACGCGGTATTACGTCTTTGGCGAGGGTGAGTTTGCCCTGCCCCGCGACTACACGCTCAGCTTTGAGCTGCAAGAGGTCTCGGACCCCGCTTACTTGCTGGATTACGGTTATTCCGATCAGGACCGGTTGCGCAACGCGATCAATGTGATGCGGGCGCGTCGGGACGAGTTCGTGTTCGGCGGCATCACCCGCTATGACACATTGCGAGAATCCGAACTGCCGATATCTGACCAATTGCCCTTTGCCCAGATCGACACATTCTATGAGCGCCGTTTCTTCCCGACCTGGCTGGGCGGCGAGGTGCGCGGCAACCTGTCATGGCAGGCGCATTTCCGCGAAAGCAACGAAGATATCCTTGGCCGTGACATGGCGCGTCTGGGGGCCGGGCTGGGCTGGACCCGCAGTTGGATCGGCCCCTCCGGTCTGGTGATCGAAGCAGAGGCGGGCGTTGACGCAAACGTCTACTGGATCGAACAGGACAGCCGTTTCGAGTCCGAACAAAGTTTCGCCGCACCATCGGCCGGTGTGACACTCAGATGGCCCATGTCGCGCGTGGCCGCATCGGGCGCGGTGGATATTCTGGAACCCGTCGCCCATGTGGCGTGGTCCAAGCAAGTCGGCGCCGATATTCCCAACGAAGACAGCGTGTTTGTCGAATTTGACGAAGCCAATCTGTTCGATCTGAACCGCTTTCCCGGCTATGATCGGCGCGAAGATGGCGCGCGCGCGGCGGTCGGGATGAGCTGGACACGGCATTCGCCGTCTGGCTGGGCCTTCACGCTGGCCGCCGGTCGGGTGTTCCGCGAAAGCGGGTTTGACCAGTTCACCGATGCGTCCGGGCTGGCCGGAGATCGTTCGGATTGGCTTCTGGGCGCGCATGTGAATTTCGGCGGACGCTTCGCCTTGCAGGGCCGCGCGTTGCTGGACGATGATTTCGGGATAACCAAATCCGAAACGCGCGCCGCCTATCTGGCCGACGATTTCGAGTTCAGCGCGGCCCATATCTGGGTCATCGAAGACAGTGCCGAAAACCGCCCCGACCCGACCCATGAATTGCGGCTGGACGGGGCCTATCAGATCAGCGACTTCTGGCGCGTGTCGGCAGATGGCAGCTTTGATCTTGAGGCCCAGCAGGCCACACGGGCCGGATTGGGGCTGCGCTATCAAAATGAATGCATTTTTGTGGACCTTTCCCTCTCGCGTCGTTTCACATCCTCCATTAATGTGACGCCAACAACGGATTTCGGCTTCAAGGTCGAACTGACGGGGTTTGGCGGTGCGCGGGGCAAAACGTCCAACAAATGCAGCGGCTGA